In Delphinus delphis chromosome X, mDelDel1.2, whole genome shotgun sequence, the DNA window acactaccaaacataaggtagatagctagtgggaagcaaccgcatagcacagggagatcagctcggtgctttgcgaccgcCTGGTGGGGTGggttaaggagggtgggagggagggagacgcaagaaggaagagatatgggaacatatgtgtatgtataactgattcactttgttataaagcagaaactaacacaccattgtgaaacATTTATACcgcaataaatatgtaaaaaaaaaagaaaatgtggcacatgtatacaatggaatattagccatacaaagaaacaaaattgatctatttgtcgtgaggtggatggacctagagtctgtcatacagagtgaagtaagtgagaagagaaagacaaataccgtatgctaacacatgtatatggaatttaagaaaaaaatgtcatgaagaacctagcagtaagacaggaataaagacacagactactagaaaatggacttgtggatatggggagggggaagggtaagctgtgacaacgcgagagagtggcattgacatatacacactatcaaacgtaaaatagatagctagtgggaagcagccatatagcacagggagatcggcttggtgctttgtgaccacctagaggggtgggatagggagggtcggagggagggagatgcaagatggcagagatatgggaacatttgtatatgtataactgattcactttgttataaagcagaaactagcacaccattgtaaagcaattatactccaataaagatgtaaaaaaataaagtcatgaagaacctaggggtaagatgggaataaagacacggatctactacagaatggactagaggaaatggggagtgggaagggtaagctttgacaaagtgagagagtggcatggacatatatacactgccatacttaaaatagataggtagttgGAAACAGCCCTATAGCACcgggagttcagctcggtgctttgtgaccaccgagagggttgggatagggagggtgggagggagggagacacaagagggaagagatatgggaacatatgtatatgtgtaactgattcactttgttataaagcagaaactaacacaccattgtaaagcaattataccccaataaagatgttaaggaaaaaaatgatgtaaaaaaaaaataacaccatAATGAGATATTACGTCACACCCACTACCATGgctgtaatgaaaacaaaaatgtttgaatCTCTTCTAATATAAGTCTTTCTCCATAGATTTATGATCTCACAGTGTTGAGACACTAATTTCTTGTTATAACTGTAATAATTGTTTTCATTATAAGTTTGCGTCTAGATTATTCTGTTCAAAAGAACAGATTAATCATTCATATGCAAGCatcattttataagtatttttttaaaaaactaaacatgttaaaaaaatttttttaataaaataaataaaaaaaaactaaacatgtgaAGGTGGGAAGGAATGGTTAAACTGTGAAAATATCCTTGTGCTGATTTTAGTGAAGCCACTATAAATCATGTTTCAGACACTATCTCATAACCTGATTAAACACTTATTCTATATGGAAAAGGGCATGCCATGAAAATGCATATGCAAAATTATCCCAGCTTTGTAAGAGCGTATTAGCAAGGCAATGGAAAGTGTTAATATTTGACTATGAGCCTTGTGGAATGGGAGGTGGGTTTATagttgattattttcttcttcatgtcaATTTGCTAAACTGTACACCGTGCCCACATTGCCCATACAATTCCTGTGcaatcagtgaaaaagaaaaaaaaaaattatcctcaaCAAGTCCGGGAGTACAAGTCAGTAAAAATTACCGAGAGATTGggtcaagatggcagactgaGCACTAGTGCATTTCTCTCCTACCTCAAATTCCcttaaatgacagaaaagacagttttctgtatataaagaATAACTCCAGAATTacaaggggaaaggaaagggcaAATTCCTGGAGGATGAAAAGCAGATGGATCAGGGGTACTGAGGTAAGGataagggtgggggtggggagactggGGGCCCAGAACTGAAGAGGGGGCGCAAGGCGATTGGGGAGGGGATTTGTTGGCCAGGCGGCTCCAGATTTTGGGAAAGGGGCGGGGCAAGGAACCAAAGAGCGCCTCCCAGGCCCAGGACAGGGGCGGACAAGAGAGTTGGCGGGCGAGGTGCGGGGAGGGGGGGCCGGTGGGCGGGTGATTTgctgggcaggaaggggaggcctctctcctggccgGAAGCTGTGCTATAcggaaaagagggaggagactgCGGCGACTGCAGCGGCTGGTGGGAACCTGATGTGGCAGAGGGGCTGCTGCTGCCAACAGGGAGCGGAGGGCCCGCGAGCCGAGTGCTGGAGACACTGCCGCCATCCTGTTTGCCTGTCCAGCAGCCCACTTGACACGCTCTTCTCCTAAGGATCCTTCCTTTCAGCTCTTGCAAGCACCTGGCTCGTCGTCTGCTGGTCCTCCTTTGACACAGGCTCACCGCGGAGGCAGCAGCGAGGTGCCCGATTTGGGCACGCGAGGCCCGCTATCCCCGGCCTGGGGGAATCTGTGTCCCCTGGCCTGGACAGTGTTGGACGCAGGGCGGGAGGAATAGGGGGGGTGCCCCCTATTTCTTTGACTGTAACCGCAACTCCTTCACGCTACCATAGCCTGAACTAGCTGGGGAGGAAGGTTACTGCAGGCACGCAGCCAGAATGCCTTGATTTCCAGCCTTTCCGCATAGCTTTCGGGAAAAACTTAGGCATGGGTGCACAGAATGCACTAATTAGGAGAAAAAGTTCATCGTGTCAtgcattgaatttattttttcttgatttcctttcttGGTCCTCCTTGCTACTGTGCTCCGCGCAGGCATGAAGACCCCGCTCGGAAAAGCAGCTGCAGGGCAGCGGTCCAGGACAGGCGCAGGACATGCCAGTGTGTCTGTGACCGTGATGAAGAGAAAGGCTGCACACAAGAAGCATAGGAGCAGACCCACCTCCCAGCATCGGAGGAACATCGTAGGCTGCAGAATTCGGCACGGATGGAAAGATGGAGATGAACCTCTAACACAGTGGAAGGGAACCGTTCTGGATCAGGTACCTGTAAATCCCTCTCTGTATCTTATCAAATATGATGGATTTGActgtgtttatggattggaacTTCATAGAGATGAAAGAGTGTCATCACTTGAAATCCTTCCTAATAGAGTTGCATCATCTAGAATCAGTGATACACACTTGATAGAAATTATGATTGGCAAAGCAGTGGAACATATTTTTGAGACAGAGGAAGGTTCCAAAAATGAATGGAGGGGGATGGTCTTAGCTCAGGCACCTGTCATGAACACATGGTTTTACATTACCTATGAGAAAGATCCTGTATTATATATGTACCAGCTCTTAGATGATTATAAAGATGGTGACCTACACATCCTTCCAGATTCCAATGATTCTCCTCTTGCAGAGAGGGAGCCAGGAGAAGTCATAGACAGCCTAGTAGGCAAACAGGTGGAATATGCCAAGGAGGATGGCTCCAAGAGAACTGGCATGGTCATTCATCAGGTGGAAGCAAAACCCTCTGTGTACTTCATCAAATTTGATGATGATTTCCATATCTATGTCTATGATTTGGTAAAAACATCTTAGAGGTCATTTTGAAATTTGCCAAATATGTGAGACTGTTTGTAAAATCTGAACACACAAGAAGTCTGGATTGCTTTACAGTTTGTAAGAACCATATTCTCCCCCTTTTTCACACTTTTGCCTGGCAAAAAATTGGAACTTCCACCCTCTCAGACATTTTTTGAAGAAACCTTTTGCCTTTATCTCCAACCGTTTTACCGGTTCCTCCCCACAGAAGAATGATTGACTTAGCTAATTAGTGAGAGGGGTAAAGTCTGACATCCATCGGCCCATATTTTTATCTTGGGTGGTGTTAATAGGCTAAAGGTAGCTGAACACCTCTTGCCTCATTCTTTTGGGCATTTGGACAATCTGCACTCACTGAAGTGTGAAGCTTCCTGAGATATGCAATGTGGTTGGCTGGATAAATTTCTTTGCAATTCAACCCTCCCCTTAGGGCTGGCTGGGTTAGTGTCTTTGCAATTCAACCCCTCCCCTTCAAAAGTCTAATATGGGGAGGAATGGGAAGCTTATTTTGGTCTTCTGTCTAAGTTGCATTTTAAATTCTAACTATAATGAAAGTAAGGctaatattttgttccatttctgaTTCTTGTACCTATTACTAAACTTGGTTTGGAAATCAAGAGGGTAATTATTTTGCACTTTAGTACATAAGCATAGGCTGAGAAACCTTACAAAATTGTTAAGAGGGCAAGCATTTGGGAACCAAACCGCAAGTGGAGAAATCGCGGTTGGTCATTAATGGCATTAGGATTTCTGTTGTCTACAATAGCTCTGGCTGGTACCTGCAGACAAGGAGTGGGTTTTTACAGACAAAGGCTGTGCAGGCAGACTTTAGCACAATTGGGCTTTGCCAGCCCAATAGAGCATTAGGCCGGGCTGTAGCTCTAGTCCTCAGTCACAGGATAAAGGCCAGGTTTGGCAAGGGTTGGCAGATCTGTCTAGGACCTCAATATAAAGGAGCAAAAATCTGGAATCAGGCTGAGATACAGATTTCTTTCCTATACCAAGAAGGAcgctttgaaaaattttaaattaggtttTCATTTGATTCTTAGAAGACTTCTGAGTCCCAGCATATGAGGTGGGCAATGCACTTGCTAGAACTAAGAAAAGCTGAAAATAGGCTTTGCTTCCTTGTAGGAACTGGTGAGCTCATTTATTCTGGTGTCCTAATAGGACTGAGGAACACAGAGATTAGAATCAGTGCTAGATGATCAATAGACTTAATGATTTTCTAAGTGCTTAATGATGTTTTTAATGCTGTCATTTGTAGATAGAAATCTAATAGATATttgttagtgttttgtttttcaactttATCCTGTTTCTTGGCTGGACCTAAGAAACTCATGTGCAGATAAGGATGAGCCCTACTTCAGCAGAAAAATAAGTAATGGAGTGGGCCTTGTACCTTCCATTATTGAAGGCATTAGTGAAGGTTAACTTTGGAAAGTTAACTaggaaagaaaatgttgaaaaataagCAGGGTTTTGGAGAGAAGCACCCGGCCAAAGTCAATGCATTCTCATTGGGTTTCTGATAGAAGCTCCATTAGCAATAACAGACAGGCCATGGACTTCTGCATATTTGGGGCTGGGACTCATGCCAGTACAATCAACCACTTGGGAAATATCTTCCAAATTAGTTTAAGTTCACAGGTCATGGAGTCCAGACTACTGGCACAGACAGACTGGCATCCTGCTGAGGATGAAACCAAGAAAGTGTTCTCTTCTCCCATGTTTTCTCTGTCTatgtttcttccttttgatgCCACTAAGTCTCTGCTCAGATATTTGATTGACAACAGCAATGTGGGTCTGTATTACCCTATTTACTAAGTCCTGGGGACATAAATTTGCTTGAGATATCTGTTTTAGAGGCTGAGGATTAGTGTGCTTGCTAAGTTTTTGGATGTGAGGCTGACACTGTGATAATCTTATGTCCTGTTGACCCTGTGGACTCTTAATGTATGACATATATGTATGACATGCAATTGTGGGGTTAGATTAATTCAACTCCTGAAGTTCTGAAGGAACTACACCAAATCAAGAGGAAGACAGCCCAGGCTACAGCTGATGAAGGAACCCCATATCTGTCCAGACATCTTTGTGAGATCTGTATGGCTGACATCAGAAAAACCAAGAAATTGGGGAAGGCAGAATTTTGGACTTTAATTCCTTTggactttaaaatagaaatttaattgGGGGCATTCATTTTTCCCTTGGAGTTTAATAGTTGGTGTGATTTTCATACAGTTCAAATTAAGGCATTTTCATTATGTTGTTGATATTGtattatttgtagtattttaatgCTACCTTTAGGGCTTATTGTATAATCTTTTAAGCTATGTCAGATAATGTGGCTGGACATAATTATAAATTGGGGATAAAATAGTGAGTGAATTTTCAACCTGGGGTGTAATGTAGCCTTAGAGTTAATTTAATTACTGTTTTAGTTTGACTTATTTCAGAGCCTTCTGGGGCAAAAGCAGAACTGCTTACCAGTCTTACACAAGAGGGAGCAGGACATTCCTAAGATACTGCTGGTCTTCCCCGAAAGGACAGCCAAGCCCTGTTTGTCTTGGGTATTGACAATGTGGACAGAAATGTCCAATGGTATGATAGGATCTATCCTCTGCCTCTCTCCATGTTCCTGGCCAAGAAACAAAAGGACTTGTGCctctcaaaaatatttggaagaaaatttcTACCCATCTCCCAAATGGGAGGAGAAATAACTTGGTGAACTTGAGAAAAGGTTATTATGGATATGCAACTTAGGGCCCTCTTGGCTCTTGAGCTCATTGCTCACagaaagatatggaaaaaactACAGTCCTTCACTACATGGCTGGGTAAACATCTAATCTGTAGACGTCTCTCAccctctggggtggggggatccATTGTCTTTACACTTGGGGTAAAAGTTCATTTCAGGCTTAGGTCCAAAACGTGTTCTCCAGTCCAGACCTATCAGCAATAAAGCTGgtatctatttttattctttaaaaatttttaacttataaATCATTTTTGGACAAAAACACACACCTCTGGTAAAAATCAAACAGTACAAAAGGATATACAGTATAAAGTAagtctccttccttttttcccaccCCTGACCTCAGCGCCAATTTCCAAAGATAACCACTCTTACCAGTTACTATGTATTTTTCCGGAGATAATCCATGTATTTAcaagtatattatatatgtgtgtatcagATTTTTATACAAATTGTGGCATACTATACATGCTgttatgaatttttctttttcatttaacaatatattaaaGCTGGTATTTTAATCCCTCTTTGAttactgtgtatattttttagTTGGTTCAGAATCTGTAAGGGAAGGAGGTATGATTAATTCGGACTTCCATACCCCAACCTAGTTTAATGAAAACTTACATGTCCCTGAAAACCAACAATTTCTGCCAGGTAAATTTTTCTGACTAGTAGAATGTGAAATGTATGTAAACATGATCGATTTTGTGGAAGGAATTCCTTGAGGCCAGTATATTTTTGTTGAGGGAATTTAAAGGGGGAATCAACTATAAATTGAAGCTGTGGAAAAAGTTAAGGTACTATAATCAGTTATTCAAAATTGAAATGAACAATCATTTTTTTATTCCAACTTACACTGACATCTACTGCCATATGCAAATTTGTTTGCCTTTATGACAGAATGCTTTTCTGCATATAACAAGAAACCCCTGTTAAACATGTTTAAACAGTTACCAAGCATTATTGACTCATGTAACTAAAATAATCCAAAAGTTAGATGGGCTTCAGGCACAGTTTGATTGGGGCTCAGGCTCAGTGTCTGTGATTTGTTATGAGTTTCCCTCTTCAGTATTTCAGTTACATTCTCAGGCTGCCTTTCCTCATGGGAGCAAAATTAGACCAGCAGGTCCAGGCCACAGCAGTTCCAGTCTAGAGAAAGTTAAATAACCTATGTCCTGTGATGCATTCTGAACTGGCTTAGGTCACATACCTAGACCACTGAAGTCTCATGGATGAAATGCACTGATTGGCTTAGCCAGGGCATGTGTTCCATCCCTAAACCCTAAAATATATCTCCCTAGAACCAAATGGATTCCTAGTGAAATCAAGAGCATGAGGAGTGAATGCCATGAACCAATCACAAATGTCTAGTATAGCTTCTTCCTTTGGGTAGTGAGCATCCATGAACACCTTTCTTCCCACATATCCACTTTCAAAAATGTTCACACCTACATGTAGTAAATTTATGTCttcaaaggggaaaaacctaAAGTCTTATCCAGTTACTACATTTAACATTAAGTTTAGGATCTCTAGTTGATCTGCAGACATCTTCAGATCCATCATCCTAGCAGTCTTGTCACCTGTAGTTAAATTACAAACTAACCTTCACTCCAACATACCCCATATACAATTGTGAAGAAATAACcagagaaatataataaaaactaccatttgaaagaagggaggaaacagGAAGCAATACACAGTAGTTTCTGGTTCAAAGCATATTTCATAATCTGTTAGACAAGGACTCTGCCCTAGCAGTAGAATGAGTCCTCTGGTCAGCCAGCCTCTTTTTTGTTCTCTAAGAGGGTCTCCCTTGGAGACATATCTTGGGTGGATGCACTTTCTTGGGGATGAACAGCTTTAACTCTCTGCTTCATCTTATGCCATTTCTTGTGTCTAGGAGTTGTTCTGGGTTTAAATAATGAGTATTTGCTGTTGTTGGCCAGGATTGGAGTCCCTTTAAtatagtagttctcaaactttagcacaTGTTAGAATCACCTGAAGAGGTTGTTAAACTACAGATTGTTGGGGCCCACcaacagaaattctgattcagtaagtctagtGTGGGGTCCAAGGATTTATGTATTCTAACAAGTTCACACAGGAGACTGATACTTCTGGTCCTGGGATCCCATAAAGAGAATCACTAACTTGTAGGTGTCAATCGAGTGAGGCCAGAATCGTTATTTCCTTAAATTACCTGATAATAAATTTACATCAGCTGCTTGCTAAAATATAAGCTCCTGAACCTTGCCTTAGTTTTAATAAATCAAAATCTCTTGGCAGGGGAATAGGGGGACCTGGAAAACCTCGACCAGACATTCCAAGTGATtcttattattatcatcaatACTGATTAGGAAACATTGGTCTAGGAAATTAGGATTTTCTTGACCCCAATCTTATTTCCTTGTAAGTCTGTCTCCTTGCCATTGCTCTCACAAAGCTTAGTTTGAGATAAGGAATTTGGCTTTTCTAATCCTACAAGTTTCCAGATTCTCAGGTCTCTTTCAACTAGGATTTCAGACAACCAATAACTAAGGTAAGAaacctccattttctttcctcGCTGTTTTCAGATAGGCCAGTTTCCACTATGGATATAGTATGCTTGAACTTTGCCTAAGAAGCCTAGATCTGAGGGATCCAAAAGAGTATAGAGTAGGAGAAACAATGAGATCAATAGAATGGGCATAATTCCAGGCTCCACTAGCTCTGTGATTCGGCTCTAGTGACTTAATCTTTTTAAGCCTACTATTGCAGGTAATAATCCTTACCTTACTCGGTGCTATTGAGAACTAAATGAGAAGCTATATTCTTAGCATATAATAGTGCAGTGCAGGtacttaataaaaatgaattccaTCTAGTTTCCAAGAGGCTACAGCCCACATTCTTttagtaaacatttatatttagcAATGTCCAGTGACATTTAACTAGTGAATATAGTCCAGAAATTCTATTACTGAAATGTGACTTTAAATAATTCTTTAGATGTGTATAGCTCCTTCCTTTCCTACTAAGAACTTTCCCAGAGAGCTGATAAATCTTCATAGCATTCCTGGATGGTTAGGAGGGCAGGGATTTATTCTATTTTGTAGATTcaatcactcatttattcaaatgCTTTTTGTTGGACTTGGCTAACAGTAAAGAAGGAAATAGATAAGGTCCATACTTTCAGCAAGCTTAGATTCTCATAGTGGGAGAAAgacaataaagatgtagacaaaTAACCTATATAATTTCTGGGAGTGATAACTTGTATGACGATAAAGCAATGGGATAGAAAGTAACTGAAATAAGGGAGCTATTTCAGCTAGAGCTTGTCAGAAAAAGGTCTGAGTGGATATTTGAACAGATAACTGAATGATGAGAAGCTAGCCCATGCAACAGTTTGAAGGAGGAATGatctagaaataaaaacaagttgaAAGGCTAGGATAGCTGAAATCATTTATTCATGGTTATTAATGCAGTCATATGTTTAATACTGAGACCTATGGTTCATGATTTTTCTCTACTGTTCTATACAGCCGACTAACTATGTTACTGTTGTTTTCTGGTATTTTTGTCTCTTTGTGGAGGTCAAAGAACATTACAGACATCATGTCTGTGCATTATTTCAATTGTTACCCTGATCCTGGAGATGAAGTAAAGGGGCTAAAAagtcaatgaataaatggaaatggGGCAGATTTCTTCCCCAACCCCAAATTTATGATGCAGATCCACAGCACAGAGTTAAAGTTGAAGCCCATACATAATGTAGTGAATGTGTACACCTATTTTTGTGGTTACAGTTTCAAATACACACTAAATTTCAGCCATTTAGTTTATATCATTCATCTTTGGAGGGTGGTGGAATggcaaaaaacatttattgaacacctagtatgtgccaggcatatcTTAATCTTCACAGCATACTGGGAACTAAGtgttactatttccattttacagattaggaaatcaAGCTTAGAGAGAAAAAGGATACAAGGGTCatagatgtaaaatagataactagtgggaagcagctgcatagcacagggagatcagctcgctgctttgtgaccacctagagggttgggatagggagggtgagagggaggcgcGAGAGGGAgaggttatggggatatatgtatacatatagctgattcactttgttatacagaaaaaactaacacaaaattgtaaagcaattatactacaataaagatgttaaaaataaataaataaataagtaaataaataaataaataaatatagatgcaagggtcacacaactagtaacaATACTGGACATGAACCTAGGTCTCCTGATGCCAAGTGCTGTTCtatcaataattattatttttactaacaTTTGcctaaagaaatgggaaaaaagcaAGAGCACCAAGGGAGAAATCAAAGTGATTTACAGCTGTGGTCTTCCTATTCTTTCATCTCTACCACCTTCTCTCAACACATACTTTGTTCCTACTCTTAAATCTacta includes these proteins:
- the SPIN3 gene encoding spindlin-3; the protein is MKTPLGKAAAGQRSRTGAGHASVSVTVMKRKAAHKKHRSRPTSQHRRNIVGCRIRHGWKDGDEPLTQWKGTVLDQVPVNPSLYLIKYDGFDCVYGLELHRDERVSSLEILPNRVASSRISDTHLIEIMIGKAVEHIFETEEGSKNEWRGMVLAQAPVMNTWFYITYEKDPVLYMYQLLDDYKDGDLHILPDSNDSPLAEREPGEVIDSLVGKQVEYAKEDGSKRTGMVIHQVEAKPSVYFIKFDDDFHIYVYDLVKTS